One Cystobacter ferrugineus genomic window, GCTCGCCTTCCTGCCCTCGGCCTCTTCCGCCGCCGAGACGAAGGAACTCGTCCTCTGGCACGGCTACCGCGCCGAGGAGAAGGCCGCGCTGGAGAAGCTGGTGGGCCAGTTCAACTCCGCCCACGCCGCCGAGGGCATCAAGGTGACCACGCTGGCGGTGCCGTATGACGCCTACGCGGACAAGATCTCCGCCACGGTGCCGCGCGGCAAGGGCCCGGACGTCTTCATCTTCGCCCAGGACCGGTTGGGCGGATGGATCGAGGCGGGCAACACCGTGGAGCCCATCGACTTCTACCTGGACGACGAGCTCAAGAAGCGCTTCATCCCCTCCACGCTCCAGGCGATGGTCTACCGCGGCACCACCTACGGCCTGCCGCTCAACTACAAGTCCATCACGCTCATCTACAACAAGAAGCTGGTGCCCACGCCGCCCAAGACGAGCGGCGAGCTGGTGACGATGGCCAAGAAGATCACCGACAAGAAGGCGGGCCGCTTCGGTCTGGCCTACGCCTACGGTGACTTCTACTACCACGCGGCGCTGATGAACGGCTTTGGCGGGGGCGTGTTCGGCGCGGACGGCGCGCCCACGATGAACTCGCCGGCCAACGTCAAGGCGGCGGACCAGCTCCTCAAGTGGATGGACAAGGACGGGATTCTTCCGGCCGAGCCGACCACCGCGCTCATCACCTCGCTCTTCAACGAGGGCAAGGCGGGCATGGTGTTCTCCGGCCCGTGGTTCCTCGGGGAGATCGCCAAGGGCGTGGACTACGGCCTCGCGCCGCTGCCCACGCTGGACGAGGCGGGCGGCAAGCCCATGCGTCCGTGGACGACGGTGGAGGGCGTCTATGTCGCCGCGCCGTCGAAGAACAAGGACGCGGCGTTCGAGCTGGCCAAGTTCCTCACCAGCACCGAGGGCGCCAAGGTGCTCGCGCTCGAGGGCCGTCAGAGCCCCGCCAACCAGGCGGTGTACTCCGACCCGAAGGTGGCCGCCGACGCGCAGCTCAAGGCGTTCCGCGCCCAGGTCGACACGGCGGTGCCCATGCCCAACGTGCCGGAGATGTCGATGGTCTGGGGCCATGCCACCTCGGCGATGAGCTCCATCCTCAAGAAGACCGCGACCCCCAAGGCCGCCCTGGACGCCGCCCAGAAGGGTGTCGCCAAGGACGTGGCCAGCCTGCGCAAGAAGTGAGAGGTAGAGCGTGAGAAACCCGGTCCCCCACCCTCCCAGCAGCGAACCTGGGAATCCCGCCGCCCTGCTCACCGACAGCAGCGGCCTCGATGGTGCCCCCGGTTCGGGCGAACCCTCCGGAGGCGCGGGTGCGCTTCGCCGCTGGCGGGTGCTCGTGGGCCTGTTCCTCTCGCTCGGCGTGGCGCTGTTCATCGCCCAGGGCCTCCTGGCCAAGGCGTTGGACAGCGTCTCCACCGAACGCGCGGATCGTCAGTCCTTCGTCTCCCTGCGCGCCCTGGAGGATCTCGTCCAGCGCGCCGGGGGCTCGGGCGACGCGGTGCGCGCCGTGGTGGATTCGTGGAAGACGCAACTGCCCGCCGGCAGCGCGGTGCGGGTGGTGGCCTTCTCGGGCATCCGGCTGGAGGCGTCCACCTTCCC contains:
- a CDS encoding extracellular solute-binding protein, with the protein product MKNLRWMFAAASACVLAFLPSASSAAETKELVLWHGYRAEEKAALEKLVGQFNSAHAAEGIKVTTLAVPYDAYADKISATVPRGKGPDVFIFAQDRLGGWIEAGNTVEPIDFYLDDELKKRFIPSTLQAMVYRGTTYGLPLNYKSITLIYNKKLVPTPPKTSGELVTMAKKITDKKAGRFGLAYAYGDFYYHAALMNGFGGGVFGADGAPTMNSPANVKAADQLLKWMDKDGILPAEPTTALITSLFNEGKAGMVFSGPWFLGEIAKGVDYGLAPLPTLDEAGGKPMRPWTTVEGVYVAAPSKNKDAAFELAKFLTSTEGAKVLALEGRQSPANQAVYSDPKVAADAQLKAFRAQVDTAVPMPNVPEMSMVWGHATSAMSSILKKTATPKAALDAAQKGVAKDVASLRKK